A region of Streptomyces cinnamoneus DNA encodes the following proteins:
- the scpA gene encoding methylmalonyl-CoA mutase, producing MQASAGRPGPIPDFSDVELGPAGGTPADAGQWRAALKEGTGRSAEDLVWETPEGIGVKPLYTSEDLDGLDFLGTYPGIAPYLRGPYPTMYVNQPWTIRQYAGFSTAEESNAFYRRNLAAGQKGLSVAFDLPTHRGYDSDHPRVTGDVGMAGVAIDSIYDMRQLFDGIPLDKMSVSMTMNGAVLPVLALYIVAAEEQGVPPEKLAGTIQNDILKEFMVRNTYIYPPRPSMRIISDIFAYTSQKMPRYNSISISGYHIQEAGATADLELAYTLADGVEYLRAGLGAGLDVDAFAPRLSFFWAIGMNFFMEIAKLRAARLLWARLVKQFDPKNTKSLSLRTHSQTSGWSLTAQDVFNNVARTCVEAMAATQGHTQSLHTNALDEALALPTDFSARIARNTQLLLQQESGTCRVIDPWGGSAYVEKLTHDLARRAWQHIQEVEAAGGMAQAIDAGIPKLRVEEAAARTQARIDSGRQPVIGVNKYRVDSDEQIEVLKVDNSAVRAQQIDKLRRLRAERDETVCRAALDALTRAAGSGPGQGLDGNLLALAVDAARAKATVGEISDALEKVYGRHAGQIRTISGVYREEAGQSSGVGRTRALVEAFEREDGRRPRILVAKMGQDGHDRGQKVIATAFADLGFDVDVGPLFQTPAEVARQAVEADVHIVGVSSLAAGHLTLVPALREQLTEQGREDIMIVVGGVIPPQDVPTLLEMGAAAVFPPGTVIPDAAHDLLKTLAGVLGHEL from the coding sequence ATGCAGGCCAGCGCGGGGCGGCCGGGGCCGATCCCCGATTTCTCCGACGTCGAACTCGGCCCGGCGGGCGGCACCCCCGCCGACGCCGGCCAGTGGCGGGCGGCCCTGAAGGAAGGCACCGGCCGCAGCGCCGAGGACCTGGTCTGGGAGACCCCGGAGGGCATCGGCGTCAAGCCCCTCTACACCTCTGAGGACCTCGACGGGCTGGACTTCCTGGGCACCTACCCGGGCATCGCGCCCTATCTGCGCGGCCCGTACCCCACCATGTACGTCAACCAGCCGTGGACCATCCGGCAGTACGCGGGCTTCTCCACCGCCGAGGAGTCCAACGCCTTCTACCGCCGCAACCTCGCGGCCGGACAGAAGGGCCTGTCGGTCGCCTTCGATCTGCCGACCCACCGCGGCTACGACAGCGACCACCCGCGCGTGACCGGCGACGTCGGCATGGCGGGCGTCGCCATCGACTCCATCTACGACATGCGGCAGCTCTTCGACGGCATCCCGCTGGACAAGATGAGCGTGTCGATGACGATGAACGGTGCCGTGCTGCCCGTCCTCGCCCTCTACATCGTCGCCGCCGAGGAACAGGGCGTACCGCCCGAGAAGCTGGCCGGGACCATCCAGAACGACATCCTCAAGGAGTTCATGGTCCGCAACACCTACATCTATCCGCCCCGGCCCTCGATGCGGATCATCTCCGACATCTTCGCGTACACCTCGCAGAAGATGCCGCGCTACAACTCCATCTCCATCTCCGGCTACCACATCCAGGAGGCCGGGGCCACGGCCGACCTGGAGCTGGCCTACACCCTGGCTGACGGCGTGGAGTACCTGCGCGCCGGGCTGGGCGCCGGGCTGGACGTCGACGCCTTCGCGCCGCGCCTGTCGTTCTTCTGGGCGATCGGCATGAACTTCTTCATGGAGATCGCCAAGCTGCGCGCCGCCCGCCTGCTGTGGGCCCGGCTCGTCAAGCAGTTCGACCCCAAGAACACCAAGTCGCTCTCGCTGCGCACGCATTCGCAGACGTCGGGCTGGTCGCTCACCGCTCAGGACGTCTTCAACAACGTGGCCCGCACCTGCGTGGAGGCCATGGCGGCGACGCAGGGCCACACCCAGTCGCTGCACACCAACGCCCTCGACGAGGCGCTGGCCCTGCCCACGGACTTCTCCGCCCGCATCGCGCGCAACACCCAGCTGCTGCTGCAGCAGGAGTCCGGAACCTGCCGGGTCATCGACCCGTGGGGTGGCAGCGCCTATGTCGAGAAGCTCACCCACGACCTCGCGCGCCGCGCCTGGCAGCACATCCAGGAGGTCGAGGCGGCCGGCGGCATGGCCCAGGCCATCGACGCCGGCATCCCCAAGCTGCGGGTCGAGGAGGCCGCCGCGCGCACCCAGGCCCGCATCGACTCCGGCCGGCAGCCGGTGATCGGCGTCAACAAGTACCGCGTGGACAGCGACGAGCAGATCGAGGTCCTCAAGGTCGACAACTCCGCCGTGCGGGCCCAGCAGATCGACAAGCTGCGGCGCCTGCGCGCCGAGCGCGACGAGACCGTCTGCCGGGCCGCGCTCGACGCGCTCACCAGGGCCGCCGGGTCCGGCCCCGGCCAGGGCCTCGACGGCAACCTCCTGGCCCTGGCGGTGGACGCGGCCCGCGCCAAGGCCACCGTCGGCGAGATCTCCGACGCCCTGGAGAAGGTCTACGGCCGGCACGCCGGGCAGATCCGTACGATCTCCGGTGTGTACCGAGAGGAAGCAGGACAGTCGTCCGGGGTGGGACGCACCCGCGCGCTGGTCGAGGCGTTCGAGCGGGAGGACGGCCGCCGTCCCCGCATCCTGGTCGCCAAGATGGGCCAGGACGGCCACGACCGCGGCCAGAAGGTGATCGCCACCGCCTTCGCCGACCTGGGCTTCGACGTGGACGTCGGCCCGCTGTTCCAGACCCCGGCCGAGGTCGCCCGGCAGGCGGTGGAGGCCGACGTGCACATCGTCGGCGTCTCCTCGCTGGCCGCCGGACACCTCACGCTCGTGCCCGCGCTGCGGGAGCAGCTGACCGAACAGGGCCGGGAGGACATCATGATCGTCGTCGGCGGCGTGATCCCGCCGCAGGACGTGCCCACGCTGCTGGAGATGGGCGCCGCCGCGGTCTTCCCGCCCGGCACCGTCATCCCGGACGCCGCCCACGACCTGCTGAAGACCCTCGCCGGGGTCCTCGGCCACGAGCTGTGA
- the mutA gene encoding methylmalonyl-CoA mutase small subunit codes for MTVLPENGFSLAAEFPDATREQWQRLVEGVLSKAGTVAEGPAAEDALATALQDGLATRPLYTADDAPAVPGFPGLPPFVRGGRAEGTAVTGWDVRQRHAGPDPRRANEAVLADLENGVTSLWLTVGASGLPVDGIPPALDGVYLDLAPVVLDAGADFEAAARRLLSLHDERAVPRTAARGNLGADPLGTWARTGGDSDPAGALDAATGLAALCARTYPGIRALTVDALPYHEAGGSAAQELGCSLATGVAYLRALTAAGLTVDEACAQLEFRYAATADQFLTIATLRAARRLWARVAEVSGATPAARAQRQHAVTSTVMMTRRDPWVNILRTTIACLGAGVGGADAVTVLPFDEALGLPDAFARRVARNTSSILLEESHLARVIDPAGGSWYVERLTDELAHTAWAWFQEIERAGGQAAALRSGLVAERLARTWQERSARLATRREPVTGVSEFPHLGEQAVSRESAPAAPAPGPGALPRVRRDEAYEALRARSDAHLAATGARPRVFLAALGPAAAHTGRVTFAANLFQAGGVEPVHEPGPVDAGTVAEAFARSGATVACLCSSDKLYAEQAEAVAEALAAAGAARIFLAGRPGGEQREAYLRAGVDEFVFAGGDAVAVLSSVLDSLGVA; via the coding sequence ATGACGGTCCTGCCCGAGAACGGCTTTTCCCTGGCAGCCGAGTTCCCCGACGCGACCCGCGAGCAATGGCAGCGCCTCGTCGAAGGCGTGCTGAGCAAGGCGGGCACCGTGGCCGAGGGCCCGGCGGCCGAGGACGCGCTGGCCACCGCACTCCAGGACGGGCTCGCCACCCGTCCGCTCTACACGGCCGACGACGCCCCGGCCGTCCCCGGGTTCCCCGGCCTGCCGCCCTTCGTGCGCGGCGGACGCGCCGAGGGAACCGCCGTGACCGGCTGGGACGTGCGTCAGCGGCACGCCGGCCCCGACCCGCGCCGCGCCAACGAGGCCGTCCTCGCGGACCTGGAGAACGGCGTCACCTCCCTGTGGCTGACCGTCGGCGCCTCTGGCCTGCCCGTGGACGGCATCCCCCCCGCCCTGGACGGCGTCTACCTCGACCTCGCCCCCGTCGTCCTCGACGCGGGAGCCGACTTCGAGGCGGCGGCGCGACGGCTGCTGAGCCTGCACGACGAACGCGCCGTGCCCCGCACCGCGGCCCGCGGCAACCTCGGCGCCGACCCCCTGGGCACCTGGGCCCGCACCGGCGGCGACAGCGACCCCGCGGGCGCCCTGGACGCGGCGACCGGCCTCGCCGCCCTCTGCGCGCGCACCTACCCCGGCATCCGCGCCCTGACCGTCGACGCGCTCCCGTACCACGAGGCCGGCGGGTCGGCCGCCCAGGAACTGGGCTGCTCCCTCGCCACCGGCGTCGCCTACCTCCGCGCGCTCACCGCCGCCGGGCTCACCGTCGACGAGGCGTGCGCCCAGCTGGAATTCCGCTACGCGGCCACCGCCGACCAGTTCCTCACCATCGCCACCCTGCGGGCGGCGCGCCGGCTGTGGGCCCGCGTCGCCGAGGTGAGCGGCGCCACCCCCGCCGCCCGGGCGCAGCGTCAGCACGCCGTCACCTCCACGGTGATGATGACCCGTCGTGACCCGTGGGTGAACATACTGCGCACCACCATCGCCTGCCTCGGTGCCGGCGTGGGCGGTGCCGACGCCGTCACCGTCCTGCCGTTCGACGAGGCCCTCGGGCTGCCGGACGCCTTCGCCCGCCGCGTCGCCCGCAACACCTCCTCGATCCTCTTGGAGGAGTCCCACCTGGCCCGCGTCATCGACCCGGCAGGCGGCTCCTGGTACGTGGAGCGGCTCACCGACGAACTCGCCCACACCGCCTGGGCCTGGTTCCAGGAGATCGAACGCGCCGGGGGCCAGGCGGCCGCCCTGCGCTCCGGCCTCGTCGCCGAGCGGCTCGCGCGGACCTGGCAGGAGCGGTCGGCCCGACTCGCCACCCGCCGCGAACCCGTCACCGGCGTCAGCGAGTTCCCGCACCTCGGCGAGCAGGCCGTCAGCCGCGAGAGCGCACCCGCCGCGCCCGCTCCCGGCCCGGGCGCCCTGCCCAGGGTCCGCCGCGACGAGGCGTACGAGGCGCTGCGCGCCCGCTCCGACGCCCACCTCGCCGCCACCGGCGCCCGGCCCCGCGTCTTCCTCGCCGCCCTCGGCCCCGCCGCCGCCCACACCGGCCGCGTCACCTTCGCCGCCAACCTCTTCCAGGCGGGCGGTGTCGAGCCCGTCCACGAGCCGGGACCGGTCGACGCCGGGACGGTGGCCGAGGCGTTCGCCCGCAGCGGCGCCACGGTGGCCTGCCTGTGCTCCAGCGACAAGCTCTACGCCGAGCAGGCCGAGGCGGTCGCCGAGGCACTCGCCGCGGCCGGCGCCGCACGGATCTTCCTCGCCGGTAGGCCCGGCGGCGAACAGCGGGAAGCCTATCTACGGGCCGGAGTCGACGAGTTCGTCTTCGCGGGCGGCGACGCGGTCGCCGTCCTCTCCTCCGTCCTCGATTCTCTGGGAGTGGCGTGA
- a CDS encoding SpoIIE family protein phosphatase, with amino-acid sequence MVDRGAVDRGVTPAAVPSPDDWPARPELILALNQTGSFDWDLDTGRLHLDPAALEILQMPPERFHGSIADLAGRVPRDDAARLDALVSQHLKNGSDTYGAYYRIRTGDGGMRWTYTQGRIQRDAEGRPLRILGLVRDATQELGQAGPREPDAERRHQTTVVETITAALAHARTVQDVIDFFKDSRAVEHLGSDLLVLGLLDSGRIHLVAEGPSEHFIPGTLYTRVDDDFPMSEVIRTLAPRFIESPEEFASGYPWLWERIKDIGIASAAYLPLIAQARPIGALGLLYRDARGFTRQERNLFIALSSSLSQAIARAMLFDQEHDLAEGLQQSMLPRRIPEVPGAQIAVRYRSARMGRDIGGDWYDAIPLPGGRVGAVIGDVQGHDTHAAAVMGQLRIVLRAYATEGHSPATVMARASSFLHELETDRFATCTYAEADLTTGVVQLVRAGHIDPLLRHTDGTCRRLPVSGGLPLGLSAEFGRIDYPVTTVELDPGETLMMFTDGLVEQPGSDLDEGMRRLSGLVREGPYDLDKLADLLCDVVGERVGEDDMAVLLLRRHGPATRGGGRLQQHIAPADPDGLSAGRHMIRAAVRAWGARERSDEVELVADELVTNALLHTDGAAVVTIRMITGPERRVRVEVEDKSSALPRRREPGESGVSGRGLLLVDRLADVWGVEPRGTGKSVWCEFVVPDRHHVADDAG; translated from the coding sequence ATGGTTGATCGGGGAGCGGTTGATCGCGGAGTGACGCCCGCCGCCGTACCGTCACCGGACGACTGGCCCGCCCGCCCGGAGCTGATCCTCGCCCTCAACCAGACGGGAAGTTTCGACTGGGACCTCGACACCGGCCGGCTGCACCTGGACCCCGCGGCGCTGGAGATCCTCCAGATGCCCCCCGAGCGGTTCCACGGCAGCATCGCCGACCTCGCCGGCCGTGTCCCGCGCGACGACGCCGCGCGCCTCGACGCCCTGGTCTCCCAGCACCTGAAGAACGGCAGCGACACCTACGGCGCCTACTACCGCATCCGCACCGGGGACGGCGGGATGCGCTGGACGTACACCCAGGGCCGCATCCAGCGCGACGCGGAGGGCCGTCCCCTCCGCATCCTGGGCCTGGTCCGCGACGCCACCCAGGAACTGGGCCAGGCCGGACCGCGCGAGCCGGACGCCGAGCGCCGCCACCAGACCACCGTCGTCGAGACGATCACCGCCGCCCTCGCCCACGCCCGGACCGTCCAGGACGTCATCGACTTCTTCAAGGACTCCCGGGCCGTGGAACACCTCGGCTCCGACCTCCTCGTCCTCGGCCTCCTCGACTCCGGCCGCATCCACCTGGTCGCCGAGGGGCCCTCGGAGCACTTCATCCCGGGCACCCTCTACACCCGGGTCGACGACGACTTCCCCATGAGCGAGGTCATCCGCACCCTCGCCCCGCGCTTCATCGAGTCCCCCGAGGAGTTCGCCTCCGGCTACCCCTGGCTGTGGGAGCGCATCAAGGACATCGGCATCGCCTCCGCCGCCTACCTCCCGCTGATCGCCCAGGCCCGCCCCATCGGCGCCCTCGGCCTCCTCTACCGCGACGCCCGGGGCTTCACCCGGCAGGAGCGCAACCTCTTCATCGCCCTCAGCAGCAGCCTCTCGCAGGCCATCGCCCGCGCCATGCTCTTCGACCAGGAGCACGACCTCGCCGAGGGCCTGCAGCAGTCCATGCTGCCCCGGCGCATCCCCGAGGTCCCCGGCGCCCAGATCGCGGTCCGCTACCGCTCCGCCCGCATGGGCCGCGACATCGGCGGCGACTGGTACGACGCCATCCCCCTGCCGGGCGGCCGGGTCGGCGCCGTCATCGGCGACGTCCAGGGGCACGACACCCACGCCGCCGCCGTCATGGGCCAGCTGCGGATCGTCCTGCGCGCCTACGCCACCGAGGGCCACTCACCGGCCACCGTCATGGCCCGCGCCTCGTCGTTCCTCCACGAGCTCGAAACCGACCGCTTCGCCACCTGCACCTACGCCGAAGCCGACCTCACCACCGGCGTCGTCCAGCTCGTACGCGCCGGCCACATCGACCCGCTGCTGCGCCACACCGACGGCACCTGCCGCCGCCTGCCCGTCTCGGGCGGCCTGCCGCTGGGCCTCTCGGCGGAGTTCGGACGGATCGACTATCCGGTGACGACCGTCGAGCTCGACCCGGGGGAGACCCTGATGATGTTCACGGACGGCCTCGTCGAGCAGCCCGGCTCCGACCTCGACGAAGGCATGCGCAGGCTGTCCGGCCTCGTCCGCGAGGGCCCGTACGACCTCGACAAGCTCGCCGACCTGCTGTGCGACGTCGTCGGGGAGCGCGTCGGCGAGGACGACATGGCCGTCCTGCTGCTGCGCCGCCACGGCCCGGCCACCCGGGGCGGCGGCCGGCTCCAGCAGCACATCGCCCCCGCCGACCCCGACGGCCTGTCCGCCGGTCGGCACATGATCCGCGCGGCCGTACGGGCGTGGGGAGCCCGCGAGCGCTCCGACGAAGTCGAACTGGTCGCCGACGAGTTGGTCACCAACGCCCTCCTCCACACCGACGGCGCCGCCGTGGTGACGATCCGCATGATCACTGGCCCGGAACGCCGGGTACGGGTCGAGGTGGAGGACAAGTCGAGCGCCCTGCCGCGCCGGCGTGAGCCGGGCGAGTCGGGGGTGTCCGGCCGGGGCCTGCTGCTGGTGGACCGGCTGGCCGACGTCTGGGGCGTGGAGCCGCGCGGCACCGGCAAGAGCGTGTGGTGCGAATTCGTCGTGCCGGACCGTCACCACGTGGCCGACGACGCCGGCTGA
- a CDS encoding lipase maturation factor family protein, translating into MEWFTASGYWLSRLVLQRALAGVYLVGFLSAALQFRALMGERGMLPVPRFVAYVPLRKAPSVFHFHYSDRFFAAWSWGGALLSAAMLAGAADAVPLWAAMVMWAALWALYLSIVNVGQTWYGFGWESLLLETGFLAVFLGNARTDPPVLVLWLLRWLLFRVEFGAGLIKLRGDSCWRDLTCLYYHHETQPMPGPLSWFFHRLPRPLHRVEVAANHVAQLVVPFGLFLPQPVAGVAAGLIICTQLWLIASGNFSWLNWITIVLAFAAVDGEAAAELFSLPGHAPLPAAPYWFVGLVCAATALVLVLSWWPARNLISPQQRMNMSFNAFHLVNTYGAFGSVNRTRYEVVVEGTDEESVGPDTAWREYGFKGKPGDPRRLPRQYAPYHLRLDWLMWFAGISPGYAREWFGPLVERLLTNDPATLRLLRHNPFPEAPPTYVRAQLYRYRFTTWRELRETGAWWHRTLEREYLPPARLVR; encoded by the coding sequence ATGGAGTGGTTCACGGCGTCCGGCTACTGGCTGAGCCGGCTGGTCCTCCAGCGGGCGCTGGCCGGGGTCTACCTGGTCGGCTTCCTCTCGGCGGCCTTGCAGTTCCGCGCGCTCATGGGCGAGCGGGGCATGCTCCCGGTGCCCCGGTTCGTGGCGTACGTACCGCTGCGCAAGGCGCCCAGCGTCTTCCACTTCCACTATTCGGACCGTTTCTTCGCGGCCTGGTCCTGGGGCGGGGCGCTGCTGTCGGCTGCGATGCTGGCCGGCGCCGCCGACGCGGTGCCGCTGTGGGCGGCCATGGTGATGTGGGCGGCGCTGTGGGCGCTGTACCTGTCCATCGTCAACGTGGGCCAGACCTGGTACGGCTTCGGCTGGGAGTCCCTGCTGCTGGAGACCGGGTTCCTGGCCGTCTTCCTCGGCAACGCCCGCACGGATCCGCCGGTCCTGGTGCTGTGGCTGCTGCGCTGGCTGCTCTTCCGCGTCGAATTCGGCGCGGGCCTGATCAAACTGCGCGGTGACAGCTGCTGGCGGGACCTGACCTGCCTGTACTACCACCACGAGACCCAGCCCATGCCGGGGCCGCTGAGCTGGTTCTTCCACCGGCTGCCCAGACCGCTGCACCGGGTGGAGGTGGCCGCCAACCACGTCGCACAGCTCGTGGTCCCGTTCGGCCTCTTCCTCCCGCAGCCCGTCGCCGGCGTCGCCGCCGGCCTGATCATCTGCACCCAGCTCTGGCTCATCGCCTCGGGCAACTTCTCCTGGCTGAACTGGATCACCATCGTGCTCGCCTTCGCCGCCGTGGACGGCGAGGCCGCCGCGGAGCTGTTCTCGCTGCCCGGCCACGCGCCGCTCCCCGCCGCCCCGTACTGGTTCGTGGGCCTGGTCTGCGCGGCCACCGCGCTGGTGCTGGTGCTCAGCTGGTGGCCGGCCCGCAACCTGATCTCCCCGCAACAGCGGATGAACATGTCGTTCAACGCGTTCCACCTGGTCAACACCTACGGCGCCTTCGGCAGCGTCAACCGCACCCGCTACGAGGTGGTCGTCGAGGGCACCGACGAGGAGAGCGTCGGCCCCGACACCGCGTGGCGCGAGTACGGCTTCAAGGGCAAGCCCGGCGACCCGCGGCGGCTCCCGCGCCAGTACGCCCCCTACCACCTGCGGCTCGACTGGCTGATGTGGTTCGCCGGGATCTCGCCGGGCTACGCGCGGGAGTGGTTCGGACCCCTGGTGGAACGGCTGCTGACCAACGACCCGGCGACGCTGCGCCTGCTGCGGCACAACCCCTTCCCCGAAGCCCCGCCCACGTACGTGCGCGCCCAGCTCTACCGCTACCGCTTCACCACCTGGCGGGAGCTGCGGGAGACGGGCGCGTGGTGGCACCGGACCCTGGAGCGGGAGTACCTGCCGCCCGCCCGTCTCGTCCGGTAG
- a CDS encoding PHP domain-containing protein — protein MEPVEALERIAFLLERSQAPTYRVKAFRTAASVVSATLDEELRRRAANRSLTELKGIGPKTAAVVADALAGEVPDYLARLEEEAGAPLTEGGLDLRAALRGDCHMHSDWSDGGSPIEEMARAARDLGHEWAVLTDHSPRLTIARGLSPERLRQQLDVVAEVNEHLGDGFRLLTGIECDILTDGALDQEPELLERLDVVVASVHSKLRMDAESMTRRMVAAVANPLVDVLGHCTGRLHGGKGRPESEFDAAMVFAACARFGTAVEINCRPERLDPPRRLLRRALDADVLFSIDSDAHAPGQLDWQIHGCARAEECKVPAERVITTWTADRLLAWTRSK, from the coding sequence ATGGAGCCGGTGGAGGCCCTGGAGCGCATCGCGTTCCTGCTGGAACGCTCCCAGGCGCCCACCTACCGCGTGAAGGCGTTCCGCACCGCCGCCTCCGTCGTCTCCGCGACACTGGACGAGGAACTGCGCCGGCGCGCCGCCAACCGCTCGCTGACGGAGCTGAAGGGCATCGGGCCCAAGACCGCCGCCGTGGTGGCCGACGCGCTGGCGGGCGAGGTGCCGGACTACCTGGCGCGCCTGGAGGAGGAGGCCGGCGCGCCGCTCACCGAGGGCGGGCTGGACCTGCGGGCGGCCCTGCGCGGCGACTGCCACATGCACTCGGACTGGTCGGACGGCGGCAGCCCGATCGAGGAGATGGCGCGTGCGGCCCGCGACCTCGGCCACGAGTGGGCCGTCCTCACCGACCACTCCCCCCGGCTGACCATCGCCCGCGGGCTCTCCCCGGAGCGGCTGCGCCAGCAGCTGGACGTGGTCGCCGAGGTGAACGAACACCTCGGCGACGGCTTCCGGCTGCTGACGGGCATCGAGTGCGACATCCTCACCGACGGCGCCCTCGACCAGGAGCCGGAGTTGCTGGAGCGGCTCGACGTGGTGGTCGCCTCCGTGCACTCCAAGCTGCGCATGGACGCCGAGAGCATGACCCGCCGCATGGTCGCGGCCGTCGCCAACCCGCTCGTGGACGTCCTGGGCCACTGCACCGGACGGCTGCACGGCGGCAAGGGCAGGCCGGAGTCGGAGTTCGACGCGGCGATGGTCTTCGCCGCCTGCGCGCGCTTCGGCACGGCCGTGGAGATCAACTGCCGGCCGGAGCGGCTCGACCCGCCGCGCCGTCTGCTGCGCCGGGCGCTCGACGCGGACGTGCTCTTCTCCATCGACAGCGACGCCCACGCCCCCGGCCAGCTCGACTGGCAGATCCACGGCTGCGCCCGGGCGGAGGAGTGCAAGGTGCCCGCCGAGCGCGTCATCACCACGTGGACCGCGGACCGGTTGCTCGCGTGGACGCGGTCGAAGTGA
- the meaB gene encoding methylmalonyl Co-A mutase-associated GTPase MeaB, giving the protein MASPARRTIDVDAYVKGVLDGKRAAVARAITLVESTRADHKALAQRMLTELLPHAGAARRIGITGVPGVGKSTFIDAFGTMLTGLGHRVAVLAVDPSSSRTGGSILGDKTRMERLAVDPEAFVRPSPTAGTLGGVAKATRETIVVMEAAGYDVVLVETVGVGQSETAVANMVDTFLMLTLARTGDQLQGIKKGVLELADVVAVNKADGPHERDARSAARELAGALRLMQSPDAAWNPPVLTCSAREGTGLDTLWERVEAHRRVLDATGELAGRRRDQQVDWTWTMVREQLLAELRDHPEVRRVGPALEQRVREGTLTASLAAERLLEAFRSPGER; this is encoded by the coding sequence ATGGCGTCCCCAGCGCGCAGGACGATCGACGTCGACGCCTACGTCAAGGGCGTCCTCGACGGCAAGCGGGCGGCCGTCGCCCGGGCCATCACCCTGGTCGAGTCGACCCGGGCCGACCACAAGGCGCTCGCCCAGCGGATGCTGACGGAGCTGCTGCCGCACGCGGGCGCGGCACGCCGGATCGGGATCACCGGCGTGCCCGGGGTGGGCAAATCCACCTTCATCGACGCGTTCGGCACGATGCTCACCGGGCTCGGCCACCGCGTCGCCGTGCTGGCCGTCGACCCCTCCTCCAGCCGCACCGGCGGCAGCATCCTGGGCGACAAGACCCGCATGGAGCGGCTCGCTGTCGACCCGGAGGCGTTCGTCCGCCCCTCGCCCACCGCGGGGACGCTCGGCGGGGTGGCCAAGGCCACCCGCGAGACCATCGTGGTGATGGAGGCCGCCGGTTACGACGTGGTGCTCGTGGAGACCGTCGGCGTCGGCCAGTCGGAGACGGCCGTCGCCAACATGGTCGACACGTTCCTGATGCTCACCCTCGCCCGCACCGGCGACCAGCTCCAGGGCATCAAGAAGGGCGTCCTGGAACTGGCCGACGTCGTCGCCGTCAACAAGGCGGACGGCCCGCACGAGCGCGACGCCCGGTCGGCCGCCCGCGAACTGGCCGGGGCCCTGCGCCTGATGCAGTCCCCGGACGCCGCCTGGAACCCACCCGTGCTCACGTGCAGCGCCCGCGAGGGCACCGGACTGGACACCCTGTGGGAGCGGGTGGAGGCCCACCGCCGGGTCCTGGACGCCACCGGCGAGCTGGCCGGCCGGCGCCGCGACCAGCAGGTCGACTGGACGTGGACCATGGTCCGCGAACAGCTCCTCGCCGAGCTGCGCGACCACCCCGAGGTGCGGCGCGTGGGACCCGCCCTGGAACAGCGGGTGCGCGAGGGCACGCTGACGGCGAGCCTGGCGGCCGAGCGGCTGCTGGAGGCCTTCCGCTCGCCCGGAGAGCGGTGA
- a CDS encoding ATP-grasp domain-containing protein — protein sequence MRLCFLVEEQYRYDGMPVDVIRQLASWGHRVDVLRPGSSLIRLSETVRAGDHDAWVLKTVSGGPGLTLLEAAASVGLTTVNDARSIRGVRDKALAAVTAESRGLPVPRTWAAARAVDFAELPASAFPLVVKPADGSSGRAVRLVEDPGQLLTPADGITTDADSPGGMLIAQPYVPNSGVDLKVYCVDGELYATERRSPLHPDRPARERQVPLTAEVAAIATEVGSAYGLDLYGVDIVFGPDGPVVVDVNDFPSFRQVPDAVARVAWAILRLASTGPEAPARPLPGPPALIPAPAPAAGGHA from the coding sequence ATGAGACTCTGCTTCCTGGTGGAGGAGCAGTACCGGTACGACGGCATGCCGGTGGACGTGATCCGCCAACTCGCCTCCTGGGGCCACCGGGTCGACGTGCTGCGTCCGGGCAGTTCCCTCATCCGGCTCTCCGAGACCGTGCGCGCCGGTGACCACGACGCGTGGGTGCTCAAGACGGTGTCCGGCGGCCCGGGGCTGACCCTGCTGGAGGCCGCCGCGTCCGTCGGTCTGACCACGGTCAACGACGCCCGCTCGATCCGCGGGGTGCGGGACAAAGCGCTGGCCGCCGTGACCGCCGAGTCCCGTGGCCTGCCGGTGCCGCGGACCTGGGCGGCCGCCCGCGCCGTGGACTTCGCCGAGCTGCCCGCCAGCGCGTTCCCGCTGGTCGTCAAGCCCGCCGACGGCAGCTCCGGGCGGGCCGTACGACTGGTCGAGGACCCCGGGCAACTGCTGACCCCCGCGGACGGAATAACGACGGATGCCGACAGTCCCGGCGGAATGCTGATAGCTCAGCCCTATGTGCCCAATTCGGGCGTGGATCTCAAGGTCTACTGCGTCGACGGAGAGCTGTACGCCACCGAGCGCCGCAGCCCCCTCCACCCCGACCGGCCCGCCCGGGAACGTCAGGTGCCGCTGACGGCCGAGGTGGCCGCGATCGCCACGGAGGTCGGCTCCGCCTACGGCCTCGACCTGTACGGCGTGGACATCGTCTTCGGCCCGGACGGCCCCGTCGTCGTGGACGTCAACGACTTCCCCAGCTTCCGCCAGGTGCCCGACGCCGTCGCCCGCGTGGCCTGGGCCATCCTGCGGCTGGCCAGCACCGGCCCCGAGGCCCCGGCCCGGCCGCTCCC